In one Candidatus Scalindua japonica genomic region, the following are encoded:
- a CDS encoding DUF2851 family protein: MIENKDYSDSFCVPRYRELVRRYCSVKEVGSLKYSVKGKKVKEQLVNCIWSEQLIKKDNLFTTDGLRVEIISSGIWNLEAGPDFKDAEILLEGKGTVKGDVEIHVCSGDWARHGHSQQKEYDNVCLHVFMWNDRKEEYLSINNRLVPQLELYDYLEYELDKLADMIDIEDYPHTGSANAGPCRKRLNAILHGDNWIGQFLDFAGDERILAKTDRIVTQQKSKTYEQVLYEAIMESLGYKNNKEQFLRLAALVTINEIKRLIPSDVSVDEKSRRIQALLLGVSGLLPSQRSKYTSVKDEHTLEYITDIEQIWSNIRNDINCEKMDGESWKFKYSRPGNYPTRRIAAISRLLAENSETGIFRVIVNTFEKADTIGNEVAGIKTVIKDTESVFLELYDDHWSYYSTFGGIRLKKKQRLVGRERAAVIFINITIPVLLAYARKKNDSALEEKLFKAYKQHAKLSPNNITKFMNYRILGKNYKEVSIVNSARRQQGLLQIFKDFCESDDIACERCVLMQSINSIIS, translated from the coding sequence ATGATTGAGAATAAAGATTATTCTGATAGTTTTTGTGTGCCGCGTTATCGTGAGCTTGTCAGGCGATATTGCAGTGTTAAAGAGGTTGGAAGTCTTAAATATAGTGTAAAAGGAAAGAAGGTAAAGGAGCAGTTAGTTAACTGCATATGGTCTGAACAGCTTATAAAGAAGGATAATTTATTTACAACAGATGGATTGAGAGTAGAGATCATATCTTCCGGTATATGGAACCTGGAGGCGGGGCCGGATTTTAAGGATGCTGAAATACTTCTGGAAGGAAAGGGGACAGTTAAAGGTGATGTTGAGATTCACGTGTGTTCCGGTGATTGGGCACGTCATGGACATAGTCAACAGAAGGAGTATGATAATGTCTGCCTGCATGTCTTTATGTGGAATGACAGAAAGGAGGAGTATCTCTCAATAAACAATCGCCTGGTCCCTCAACTTGAGCTTTATGATTATCTGGAATACGAATTGGATAAGCTTGCTGATATGATAGATATCGAAGATTATCCACACACTGGCAGCGCCAATGCCGGTCCATGCCGGAAGAGATTGAATGCTATTCTTCACGGTGATAATTGGATTGGGCAATTTCTGGATTTTGCCGGTGATGAAAGGATATTAGCGAAGACGGACAGAATTGTAACACAGCAGAAGTCAAAGACGTATGAGCAGGTTTTGTATGAGGCGATAATGGAATCGCTTGGTTATAAGAATAATAAAGAGCAGTTTTTACGTTTAGCGGCTCTCGTTACAATCAATGAGATTAAGAGATTAATACCTTCTGACGTTTCAGTAGATGAAAAAAGCAGGAGAATACAGGCATTACTGCTTGGTGTTTCCGGACTATTGCCCAGTCAGAGATCAAAATATACAAGCGTTAAGGATGAGCATACTCTTGAATATATTACCGACATAGAACAGATATGGTCAAATATCAGAAATGATATCAATTGTGAAAAAATGGATGGGGAGTCATGGAAATTTAAGTATTCCAGGCCGGGCAACTATCCAACAAGAAGGATCGCAGCAATCAGCCGTCTTCTGGCAGAAAATTCTGAAACCGGGATTTTCAGAGTGATAGTGAACACTTTTGAGAAGGCGGACACAATCGGGAATGAAGTAGCTGGGATAAAAACAGTCATCAAAGACACTGAGTCTGTTTTTCTGGAATTATACGACGACCATTGGTCTTACTATTCTACGTTTGGAGGGATACGATTAAAAAAGAAGCAGAGGCTGGTCGGCAGAGAACGAGCTGCTGTAATATTCATAAATATAACTATTCCAGTACTGTTAGCATACGCAAGAAAAAAGAATGATTCTGCGTTAGAAGAGAAATTATTTAAAGCTTATAAACAACATGCGAAACTATCGCCAAATAATATTACAAAGTTTATGAATTATAGAATTCTTGGAAAAAATTATAAGGAAGTGAGCATCGTTAATTCCGCAAGACGTCAGCAGGGACTCCTGCAGATATTTAAAGACTTTTGCGAAAGTGACGACATTGCATGTGAAAGATGTGTGCTTATGCAATCAATTAATTCAATAATCTCCTGA
- the rseP gene encoding RIP metalloprotease RseP, protein MKLSKLGEETVKEFSEGIFPHYGLTVDSTVEGYPAATAGIKPGDNITSISGENVSEWSQLLAIVTASQGNEFEIAWTHNYETITKTIKPQKNKENAHGLLGIKFSEKKIVRKYGIAKACVVGTHKTVINIKRIYLTIQGFVSKKLSTKALGGPVLIAQASYESAKSGIGKLMYFMAIISINLAVINILPVPVLDGGHLMFLGIEKIKGSPISEKTMAIANYIGMGLVLSLMVYATKNDIMRLLHLS, encoded by the coding sequence ATAAAATTATCGAAACTGGGAGAAGAGACAGTTAAGGAGTTTTCTGAAGGAATTTTTCCACACTACGGATTGACAGTAGACTCAACCGTTGAAGGTTACCCTGCAGCAACAGCAGGTATTAAACCGGGTGATAACATTACATCAATAAGCGGAGAGAATGTTTCTGAGTGGAGTCAGCTTCTCGCTATTGTTACCGCCAGTCAGGGTAATGAGTTTGAAATTGCGTGGACACATAACTACGAAACCATTACAAAGACAATCAAGCCCCAGAAGAACAAAGAGAATGCTCACGGTCTGCTGGGAATTAAATTCAGTGAAAAAAAGATTGTCAGGAAATATGGCATTGCGAAAGCATGTGTAGTAGGCACGCATAAAACGGTTATAAATATTAAAAGAATATATCTGACCATACAGGGATTTGTTTCAAAGAAATTATCAACTAAGGCCCTGGGAGGCCCGGTCCTGATAGCTCAAGCCTCCTACGAATCCGCGAAGTCCGGAATCGGCAAACTAATGTATTTCATGGCTATCATCAGCATTAATCTGGCAGTAATAAATATATTGCCGGTCCCTGTTCTGGATGGAGGGCATCTCATGTTCCTTGGCATAGAAAAGATTAAGGGCTCTCCAATCAGTGAAAAAACAATGGCAATTGCCAATTACATTGGTATGGGGTTGGTGCTATCGTTAATGGTTTACGCGACAAAGAACGACATAATGAGGTTACTGCATCTTTCTTAA
- the rseP gene encoding RIP metalloprotease RseP, translating into MPFIGISSNVVLVIIGIGLLIFIHELGHFLVAKKIGVRVHAFSLGFGPAIIRKQYGETDYRVSLIPLGGYVKLAGEQREESNTGEEWEFMSKKPWQRAAVLVAGVACNTILAFFVFIVAFRIGVPFITAEIGQTIPGGAAWEAGIRSGDKIVRIDNVKDPDFEDIFISVALNSSSEGINMEIERDNETFDVNVVPKYDASVGVQRIGIAPASTLEVNKIFTVENADAPAQVSELHANDKILEVNGKKINSANDFREIVNANPGKELNLTVLRKGQDTNIKVTPAIVTRWMIGLSCATSKLDGVKKGSFAHSLGLEKGDEIVKVNSQDVHGFSGLINTIKESPDGIVTLEVKKDDGTKK; encoded by the coding sequence ATGCCTTTCATAGGAATATCATCTAATGTAGTTTTAGTAATTATTGGAATAGGTTTACTTATATTTATCCATGAACTCGGTCATTTTTTAGTAGCAAAGAAGATAGGTGTAAGAGTACATGCTTTTTCACTTGGATTTGGCCCGGCAATCATCAGAAAACAGTATGGTGAAACTGACTACAGAGTTTCACTCATACCACTGGGAGGATATGTAAAACTTGCCGGGGAACAGAGAGAGGAGTCAAACACAGGTGAAGAGTGGGAGTTCATGTCTAAGAAACCATGGCAGCGTGCAGCGGTACTCGTAGCCGGTGTCGCTTGTAATACAATTTTAGCATTTTTTGTCTTTATTGTTGCCTTCAGGATAGGCGTCCCTTTCATAACAGCAGAAATAGGACAGACTATACCGGGAGGGGCCGCCTGGGAAGCGGGAATACGTTCTGGAGATAAAATCGTCAGGATTGATAACGTTAAGGACCCGGACTTTGAGGACATCTTCATTTCTGTAGCACTCAACAGCTCTTCTGAAGGCATAAACATGGAGATTGAAAGAGACAATGAAACATTCGATGTCAATGTAGTGCCTAAGTATGATGCTTCTGTGGGCGTGCAGCGCATTGGAATCGCGCCGGCAAGCACATTGGAAGTAAACAAAATATTTACTGTAGAAAATGCGGATGCACCTGCGCAAGTATCAGAATTGCATGCTAATGACAAAATATTAGAAGTTAATGGTAAGAAGATTAACTCAGCAAACGATTTCAGAGAAATAGTCAATGCAAATCCTGGCAAAGAACTTAATCTTACTGTCTTACGTAAAGGCCAGGACACTAACATTAAGGTAACACCGGCTATTGTTACTCGCTGGATGATTGGTCTGTCATGCGCCACATCAAAGCTTGATGGCGTAAAAAAAGGCAGTTTTGCGCACTCCCTCGGACTGGAAAAGGGAGATGAGATCGTTAAGGTAAATTCACAGGATGTTCATGGCTTCTCAGGGTTAATAAATACAATAAAAGAGTCACCGGATGGCATTGTCACATTAGAGGTAAAAAAAGATGATGGAACAAAAAAATAA
- a CDS encoding 1-deoxy-D-xylulose-5-phosphate reductoisomerase, which translates to MMKNVVILGSTGSIGTSALDVIRNLKHKYNVVALSANSQWKLLSEQVNEFKPENVSLADERCVELLRNNLSGNGVQILTGENSVREMVSGENVDIVLSAIVGGAGLPAAIEVVKNRKTLALANKEALVMAGGLIMPMAEEYGVSIIPVDSEHSAVLQALRAGRREEVKKIIITASGGPFRNHPEEKLSEVTKEEALNHPTWNMGNKITIDSATLMNKALEVIEAKWLFDLDATQIEVVIHPESIIHSLVEFCDGSVIAQMGLPDMKVPIQFALTYPDRVNGNVKSFNLAKLGTLNFHKPDMDKFPALRLGYEVVEKGGTMGATFNAANEIAVQAFLEDKIKFTDITRAVEYVMKEHNYIKDPTLQDIIDADEYARKETKICLS; encoded by the coding sequence ATTATGAAAAATGTAGTTATTCTTGGCTCAACAGGTTCTATTGGAACAAGCGCACTTGATGTTATAAGAAACCTGAAGCATAAATATAATGTTGTGGCATTGTCTGCAAATTCACAATGGAAACTACTATCAGAACAGGTTAACGAGTTTAAGCCGGAAAACGTATCTCTCGCGGACGAAAGGTGTGTTGAGCTGCTCAGAAACAATCTGAGTGGTAACGGTGTACAAATACTTACAGGTGAAAATAGCGTAAGAGAGATGGTTTCCGGAGAAAATGTTGATATAGTCCTTTCGGCTATAGTGGGAGGGGCCGGACTCCCCGCTGCTATTGAGGTAGTCAAAAACAGAAAAACCCTGGCCCTGGCCAACAAAGAGGCTTTAGTCATGGCAGGTGGATTGATTATGCCAATGGCAGAAGAATATGGAGTGAGTATCATCCCTGTTGACAGCGAACACAGTGCGGTACTTCAGGCATTAAGAGCCGGACGCCGTGAAGAAGTTAAAAAGATAATAATTACGGCCTCAGGTGGCCCGTTCCGCAACCATCCTGAGGAGAAACTATCGGAAGTTACAAAAGAGGAGGCGCTCAACCACCCGACATGGAACATGGGAAATAAAATAACTATTGACTCCGCAACACTGATGAACAAAGCCCTTGAAGTAATTGAAGCAAAATGGCTTTTTGATCTGGATGCCACTCAAATTGAAGTAGTCATACACCCTGAGTCAATAATCCATTCGCTTGTTGAGTTCTGTGATGGCTCTGTCATTGCCCAGATGGGATTACCTGACATGAAGGTGCCTATACAATTTGCGCTGACATACCCTGACAGAGTAAATGGCAATGTCAAATCTTTTAACCTCGCGAAGCTGGGTACTTTGAATTTCCATAAACCTGATATGGACAAATTCCCGGCACTGAGATTAGGATACGAAGTAGTTGAAAAAGGCGGTACTATGGGCGCTACATTTAATGCGGCAAATGAAATAGCAGTCCAGGCTTTTTTAGAAGATAAAATTAAATTTACCGATATCACGAGGGCAGTGGAATACGTTATGAAAGAACATAATTATATTAAAGACCCTACTTTACAGGATATCATAGATGCGGATGAATACGCGCGTAAGGAGACAAAAATATGCCTTTCATAG
- the ispG gene encoding flavodoxin-dependent (E)-4-hydroxy-3-methylbut-2-enyl-diphosphate synthase, whose product MTNRRKTRTVSVGSIEIGGNSPIAIQSMTNTHTDDIETTAKQIHELETLKCRIIRVAVPDVKTVRCLGELKKRINIPLVADIHFGHNLAIEAIKQGVDKIRINPGNMQNREKLEEIVRLAKDKGIPIRIGVNSGSIRSNNGHNEDLVELMVKTTLKYCEHFESLGFKDIVVSLKASDVQKTMDAYRSIAKQCDYPLHLGITAAGAPDDAVIKSAIGIGGLLSEGIGDTLRVSYTGPPHQEVQAGYKILEALGLSKSTDPEIISCPTCGRCEIDLLNIVNEVKKRLPAQKQSVQIAVMGCIVNGPGEAMEADIGIAGGKGVGFLFKKGEKIRKVPEGEMVSALLEEIKTI is encoded by the coding sequence ATGACAAATAGACGTAAAACTAGAACTGTCTCTGTTGGATCTATAGAGATTGGTGGAAATTCGCCAATTGCTATTCAATCAATGACAAATACCCATACAGATGACATCGAAACAACAGCAAAGCAGATCCACGAGTTGGAAACACTAAAATGCAGGATAATTCGAGTCGCTGTTCCTGATGTAAAAACAGTCAGATGTCTTGGCGAACTCAAAAAGAGAATAAACATACCGTTAGTCGCTGATATTCATTTTGGACACAATCTCGCCATTGAAGCCATTAAACAAGGTGTAGACAAGATCCGTATCAACCCCGGCAATATGCAAAACAGGGAAAAGCTTGAGGAGATTGTACGTCTCGCAAAGGACAAAGGTATCCCAATAAGAATAGGAGTCAATTCCGGTTCTATCAGAAGCAATAATGGCCACAATGAAGACCTTGTGGAGTTAATGGTTAAAACAACGTTAAAGTATTGTGAACATTTTGAATCGTTGGGGTTTAAAGATATTGTAGTCTCACTTAAAGCATCTGATGTCCAAAAAACTATGGACGCGTATAGATCCATAGCAAAACAGTGTGACTATCCTTTACATCTGGGTATTACCGCTGCAGGAGCACCGGATGACGCTGTTATAAAATCTGCAATTGGTATTGGCGGTCTGCTTTCAGAAGGAATTGGAGATACATTAAGGGTCTCTTACACAGGTCCTCCTCATCAGGAAGTGCAAGCTGGATATAAGATCCTTGAAGCGCTTGGACTGTCAAAAAGTACGGATCCAGAAATAATATCGTGTCCGACTTGCGGACGTTGTGAAATAGACCTTCTCAATATTGTTAATGAAGTGAAAAAAAGACTCCCTGCGCAAAAACAGTCCGTGCAGATTGCAGTTATGGGATGCATTGTTAACGGTCCCGGAGAAGCAATGGAAGCCGACATAGGAATTGCCGGTGGAAAAGGAGTTGGCTTTTTATTTAAAAAAGGCGAAAAAATAAGAAAGGTTCCGGAAGGCGAAATGGTCTCCGCGTTATTGGAAGAGATCAAAACGATATAA
- a CDS encoding 4Fe-4S binding protein produces MAVITEDSIQKTGESPVSKKKKSSWITSLRFRWFSQISFFILTIYVGWSFYLFVRYCESGGVTAFVARPPGVEAFLPIGAFMGLKYFLGTGAVDPLHPAGFIIFASILVTSFLFQRGFCSWICPVGTMSEWAWRFGDWVKSKCGRGVSYWLEKFPVKLTCGLSMITTPIVALMLLNMITFASFKSPGMKFIFPLMIAAIIIPFVLPRKIWPVRVEDAIARAWKYTLLAFFTVNIVIKMSAAQIGMIFEKAPYMKVADIKMMHFFLNLSMLAIIILSVIFVFSIFNKNYWCRYFCPYGALIGVLGWASPTRIVRNKKTCVDCSKCTVACPVHIEVEKKNIVYDVECLGCYDCVDSCPVSGALDMKLLGFGKKIHYAVYAGLVVGLFVVFMNTARFTGYWHNNVSVQEYTELVQDLDNPRFKHQQGKFEIEE; encoded by the coding sequence TTGGCTGTAATAACAGAAGATTCGATACAGAAAACCGGTGAATCACCGGTATCAAAAAAAAAGAAATCATCATGGATCACGTCACTCAGGTTCAGATGGTTTTCACAAATTTCGTTTTTTATTTTGACAATTTACGTTGGATGGTCGTTTTATCTGTTTGTGCGATATTGCGAATCAGGCGGTGTTACTGCTTTTGTGGCAAGACCGCCAGGTGTAGAGGCGTTTTTGCCGATAGGCGCATTTATGGGTTTGAAGTATTTTCTGGGTACCGGGGCGGTAGACCCTTTGCATCCAGCTGGCTTTATAATATTTGCTTCTATTCTGGTAACATCGTTTCTTTTCCAAAGAGGTTTTTGCAGCTGGATATGTCCGGTTGGAACAATGTCTGAGTGGGCATGGAGATTTGGTGATTGGGTAAAGTCTAAATGCGGCAGGGGGGTCAGCTATTGGTTGGAAAAGTTTCCGGTTAAACTTACATGCGGCCTTAGCATGATAACTACACCGATTGTCGCCTTGATGCTTCTGAATATGATAACGTTTGCCTCATTTAAATCTCCGGGTATGAAGTTTATCTTTCCTTTAATGATTGCGGCTATTATCATACCCTTTGTCCTGCCCAGGAAAATCTGGCCAGTCCGTGTGGAAGATGCTATCGCGCGTGCCTGGAAGTATACCCTTTTGGCTTTTTTTACCGTAAACATAGTGATAAAGATGTCAGCAGCTCAGATTGGGATGATATTTGAGAAAGCCCCGTATATGAAAGTTGCAGATATTAAAATGATGCACTTTTTTCTTAATCTTTCCATGCTTGCGATAATTATATTGTCTGTGATTTTTGTTTTCTCCATCTTTAATAAGAATTACTGGTGCCGGTATTTTTGTCCGTATGGCGCATTGATAGGTGTCCTGGGATGGGCGAGTCCAACCAGAATAGTGAGAAACAAAAAAACGTGTGTTGACTGCAGTAAGTGTACGGTTGCTTGTCCTGTTCATATAGAAGTTGAGAAAAAGAACATTGTTTATGATGTAGAGTGTCTGGGATGCTATGATTGTGTTGATTCGTGTCCTGTAAGTGGAGCGCTTGATATGAAACTCCTGGGTTTTGGTAAAAAGATCCACTATGCTGTCTATGCCGGTCTCGTAGTTGGGCTATTTGTAGTTTTTATGAATACCGCACGATTTACCGGATACTGGCATAATAATGTGTCGGTACAGGAGTACACGGAATTGGTTCAGGACCTGGACAACCCCAGGTTTAAACATCAGCAAGGTAAATTTGAAATAGAAGAGTAG
- a CDS encoding DICT sensory domain-containing protein, which yields MLDKNNIFHDLIVEVRALTVSHDPTPLFDDLQLESLDGECHFTSSRRTLLMMSRVIEDTLKLHKKRCLLYSGFQELSRFNEHRERYTKLAACADQIFVVGVADVHVADIAENVHVKTKNADIIRNNWISIITSKTINISLIAQELTSQNHHEGYIGFYTNSKSLTEKAVDLLINNNVLSDDPVPGKQTSFNI from the coding sequence ATGCTGGATAAAAATAATATTTTTCATGACCTTATAGTAGAGGTAAGAGCTTTAACGGTTTCTCACGATCCCACACCTCTTTTTGATGATCTGCAACTTGAATCTCTTGATGGTGAATGCCATTTTACGTCATCAAGAAGGACTTTGTTAATGATGAGCAGGGTTATTGAAGACACTTTGAAGTTGCATAAAAAGCGGTGTTTATTGTATTCCGGTTTTCAGGAATTAAGCAGGTTTAATGAGCACCGTGAAAGATATACTAAATTAGCGGCCTGTGCGGACCAGATATTCGTTGTAGGTGTCGCTGACGTACATGTTGCGGACATTGCGGAAAATGTGCATGTCAAGACAAAGAACGCGGATATAATTCGTAATAATTGGATTTCAATTATCACAAGTAAGACTATCAATATTTCGTTGATAGCGCAGGAACTGACTTCACAGAACCATCATGAAGGGTACATTGGCTTTTACACAAACAGTAAATCCCTTACCGAAAAGGCCGTTGATTTATTAATTAATAACAATGTACTGAGTGATGATCCTGTCCCTGGAAAGCAAACCAGTTTTAACATTTAG
- the bshB1 gene encoding bacillithiol biosynthesis deacetylase BshB1 — MSDSKITILAVSTHPDDVESGMGGSIIKFMKLGHEVHIVDLTNGEPTPHGTPEIRHEECKKATDILGVSGRTNLGLTNRYLFDNKESRHRLAEVIRRVRPHIMFLPCWEDAHPDHIQATQIGEAARFYAKLTKTDLAGEPWYPGRILYYLWSHQRVHLSPALIIDISDEFESKVEAVKSYKSQYAYTEERWHAVNGAMRSCGQYFGSLIGTQYGEPFASREKLGLRDIRDLI, encoded by the coding sequence ATGTCAGATTCTAAAATAACCATTCTTGCCGTAAGTACTCACCCTGATGATGTGGAATCCGGTATGGGGGGCAGTATAATAAAATTCATGAAACTTGGACATGAGGTTCATATTGTAGATCTTACAAATGGAGAACCTACACCGCATGGTACTCCGGAAATAAGGCATGAAGAGTGTAAAAAGGCAACTGATATACTTGGCGTGTCTGGCAGGACAAATCTGGGCCTTACAAATCGTTATCTCTTTGATAATAAAGAATCAAGACATAGACTGGCTGAAGTTATTAGAAGAGTGAGGCCTCATATCATGTTTCTTCCCTGTTGGGAAGATGCCCATCCTGATCACATACAGGCAACACAGATAGGTGAGGCGGCAAGGTTCTATGCTAAACTTACAAAGACAGATTTAGCAGGTGAACCGTGGTATCCAGGTCGTATTCTATATTATTTGTGGTCTCACCAGAGAGTGCATCTCTCGCCGGCTTTAATTATTGATATCAGTGATGAGTTTGAAAGTAAAGTTGAGGCTGTAAAATCCTATAAGTCACAATATGCATATACTGAAGAAAGATGGCATGCGGTAAATGGAGCAATGCGTTCTTGTGGTCAGTACTTTGGATCATTAATCGGAACACAATACGGTGAGCCATTTGCAAGTCGTGAGAAATTAGGATTAAGAGATATAAGGGATTTAATATGA
- a CDS encoding AIR synthase family protein, which yields MNTFQVGKLNTKFLDELIGSIGENDPRVIVGPKVGEDAAVIDFGDKYLVSTTDPITFTSHKIGWYMVNVNANDIATMGGVPKWLLTSIFLPENKTDSALVKEIFYDIEKAAEELGIVVCGGHTEITQGLDRPIVSGNMLGEVDKDNLVTNSRARAGDQIILTKGIAIEGMALLAREREKELSGKFGNLFVEKVGNFLLDPGISVVKEAHIVNQVADIRAMHDPTEGGLAAGLRELASVSNTGVLVYEEKIRYLEETRILCSEYNLDPLGVIASGALLIVAGPDDKDAVISELVQNDIECSVIGKLTDKEYGLKIIVDGTPRELPYFEVDEITKVI from the coding sequence ATGAATACATTTCAAGTTGGCAAGTTAAATACCAAATTTCTGGATGAACTGATAGGCAGTATTGGGGAAAATGACCCAAGGGTTATTGTAGGACCGAAAGTCGGTGAAGATGCTGCCGTAATAGATTTTGGCGATAAATATCTTGTTTCAACAACCGATCCAATAACCTTTACATCCCATAAGATAGGGTGGTACATGGTTAATGTAAACGCAAATGATATCGCGACAATGGGAGGGGTTCCAAAGTGGCTACTTACGTCTATCTTTCTGCCGGAAAATAAAACGGACAGCGCATTAGTTAAGGAAATATTTTACGATATTGAAAAAGCTGCGGAAGAGCTGGGCATTGTTGTTTGTGGTGGACATACAGAAATAACTCAAGGTTTGGATCGTCCAATCGTTTCCGGGAATATGCTTGGCGAAGTAGATAAGGATAACTTAGTGACAAATTCTCGTGCCAGGGCAGGAGATCAGATTATATTGACCAAGGGTATTGCAATTGAAGGAATGGCACTCCTTGCGAGAGAAAGAGAAAAAGAGTTATCCGGGAAATTTGGCAATTTATTTGTCGAAAAGGTCGGTAACTTTTTGCTTGATCCGGGGATCAGCGTTGTCAAAGAAGCGCATATTGTTAATCAAGTGGCTGATATTCGCGCGATGCATGATCCAACGGAAGGTGGTCTGGCAGCCGGATTGAGAGAACTTGCAAGTGTTTCGAACACGGGTGTACTGGTGTATGAGGAGAAGATCCGGTATTTAGAGGAAACAAGGATATTGTGTTCTGAGTATAATCTTGATCCATTGGGTGTGATTGCCTCAGGTGCATTGTTAATAGTAGCAGGCCCTGATGATAAAGACGCGGTGATAAGCGAGCTTGTACAAAATGATATAGAGTGTTCTGTGATAGGTAAATTGACTGATAAGGAGTACGGGTTGAAAATAATAGTTGATGGAACTCCGAGAGAGTTGCCTTATTTTGAGGTGGATGAAATTACAAAGGTTATCTAG
- the hflK gene encoding FtsH protease activity modulator HflK, translated as MNGYGDQPEFRFDKIQFDPFKKYIIPIAFVIGIIILGYSSIFTVKANQEATILRFGKYMETVGPGLHFKLPFGVDRVYAGEVKRIYNEEFGYRTLRSGRESMIDYNFRGASEVSLMLTGDRNCAVVHWVVRYKIKNLKDFLFNVRNVKSTIRDVSEAVMRRIVGNRSIDEVLTIGRRGIEGVAEKEIESFLDSYGCGIDIQVVNLKGVNPPEQVKDAFDAVNKAVQLRDQITNEAEGKKNKVIPAAMGKKEQAIREAEGYKIKRINEATGDTKAFLAVWREYEKAKDVTRRRLYLETMEKAIPKCDEVYIIDKDQKGILPILKLGESKVLK; from the coding sequence ATGAATGGATACGGTGATCAACCCGAATTCAGGTTTGATAAAATACAATTTGATCCTTTTAAGAAGTATATAATTCCAATAGCCTTTGTTATAGGTATTATCATACTTGGGTATTCTTCAATATTTACGGTTAAGGCAAACCAGGAAGCGACAATATTGAGGTTTGGTAAGTATATGGAGACTGTTGGACCCGGATTGCATTTTAAACTGCCTTTTGGTGTTGACAGGGTATATGCAGGTGAAGTTAAGCGTATATATAATGAAGAATTTGGTTACAGGACTCTTCGTTCCGGCAGGGAGAGCATGATTGATTATAATTTCAGGGGTGCAAGTGAAGTTTCTCTTATGTTGACTGGAGATAGAAATTGTGCTGTGGTGCATTGGGTCGTAAGATATAAGATAAAAAATCTGAAAGATTTTCTTTTTAATGTTCGAAATGTAAAAAGTACTATCAGAGATGTTTCTGAAGCAGTCATGCGGAGAATCGTAGGTAACAGGTCTATTGATGAGGTGTTGACTATTGGAAGAAGGGGAATAGAGGGTGTTGCAGAGAAGGAAATAGAGTCATTTCTGGATAGTTACGGCTGTGGAATTGATATACAAGTTGTCAACCTGAAGGGTGTTAACCCGCCAGAGCAGGTTAAAGACGCATTTGACGCTGTTAATAAAGCGGTACAGTTGAGGGACCAGATTACAAACGAGGCCGAAGGTAAGAAGAACAAGGTAATACCGGCAGCAATGGGAAAGAAGGAACAGGCAATTAGAGAGGCTGAAGGGTATAAGATAAAGAGAATTAACGAGGCTACTGGAGATACTAAGGCGTTTCTTGCTGTCTGGAGAGAGTATGAGAAGGCAAAGGACGTAACAAGGAGGAGGCTTTACCTTGAAACCATGGAAAAGGCGATTCCGAAGTGTGATGAAGTGTATATAATCGATAAAGACCAGAAAGGGATTTTACCAATACTCAAACTGGGAGAGAGTAAGGTGTTGAAATGA